A genome region from Nocardia sp. NBC_01730 includes the following:
- a CDS encoding NADP-dependent oxidoreductase, producing the protein MARAVQFDRYGGIDELKVLEVPTPKAGPGQVVVEVVAAGINPGEAMIRTGALHERWPTTFPSGQGTDFAGRIVAVGDGVGGLQVGDEVLGFTENRAGHATHVVVPADQVTPKPANLGWDVAGALFVVGTTAFAAVRAVAAGAGDTVAVSGAAGGVGSITVQLLRARGAEVIGIASEANHEWLRSVGATPIAYGDNLIDALRAAAPDGLDAFIDTYGADYVDIAVELGVPVERIDTIINFAAVEKYGVKGEGNADAATIDVLAELADQVAAGDIEVPIAAVYPLEKVQDAYRELEQRHTRGKIVLHP; encoded by the coding sequence ATGGCGAGAGCAGTGCAGTTCGACCGCTACGGCGGGATCGACGAATTGAAGGTTCTCGAGGTGCCCACCCCGAAGGCGGGGCCGGGGCAGGTGGTCGTCGAGGTCGTCGCGGCGGGCATCAATCCGGGTGAGGCGATGATCCGGACCGGTGCGCTGCACGAACGTTGGCCCACGACGTTTCCGTCGGGGCAGGGCACCGATTTCGCCGGCCGGATCGTGGCAGTCGGGGACGGCGTCGGCGGTCTTCAGGTCGGTGACGAGGTGCTCGGATTCACCGAGAATCGTGCCGGCCACGCCACCCATGTGGTGGTGCCCGCCGATCAGGTGACGCCCAAGCCCGCGAATCTGGGCTGGGACGTCGCCGGAGCATTGTTCGTCGTCGGCACAACGGCTTTCGCTGCCGTGCGCGCTGTGGCGGCCGGGGCGGGCGACACGGTCGCGGTCTCTGGTGCGGCCGGGGGAGTCGGTTCGATCACGGTGCAGTTGTTGCGCGCCAGGGGCGCCGAGGTCATCGGCATCGCGAGCGAGGCCAATCACGAGTGGCTGCGCTCGGTCGGCGCGACCCCGATCGCATACGGTGACAATCTGATCGACGCACTACGCGCCGCGGCACCGGACGGGCTGGACGCGTTCATCGACACCTACGGCGCCGACTATGTGGACATCGCTGTCGAACTCGGTGTCCCGGTGGAGCGCATCGACACCATCATCAACTTCGCCGCTGTTGAGAAGTACGGCGTCAAAGGCGAGGGCAACGCGGACGCCGCCACTATCGACGTCCTCGCCGAGCTGGCCGATCAGGTCGCCGCGGGCGACATCGAGGTCCCGATCGCGGCGGTCTATCCGCTGGAAAAGGTGCAGGACGCATATCGCGAACTCGAGCAACGCCACACTCGCGGCAAGATCGTGCTGCATCCCTGA
- a CDS encoding MBL fold metallo-hydrolase: MITIDRPYTGHISPNSNPQQRDVPGARIVKMSVGGMDNNCYLVQCANTGAAVLIDAANEAERIAALVEQETPGRVQLIVTTHQHRDHWSALKEITAATAAPTAAHALDAEPLPVRPDRLLGDGDTVPIGDLVFEVIHLRGHTPGSVALALTDGAGRTHLFTGDSLFPGGVGRTTAPEDFDSLLGDVTTKLFDRYPDDTVVYPGHGDDTTLGTERPNLGDWRARGW; the protein is encoded by the coding sequence GTGATCACGATCGATCGCCCATATACCGGCCACATATCCCCGAACTCGAATCCGCAGCAGCGCGACGTCCCCGGCGCGCGGATCGTCAAGATGTCCGTCGGCGGCATGGACAACAACTGCTACCTGGTGCAGTGCGCGAACACCGGGGCCGCCGTGCTCATCGACGCCGCGAACGAGGCGGAGCGCATCGCGGCCCTCGTCGAGCAGGAAACGCCTGGGCGTGTCCAGCTGATCGTCACCACCCACCAGCACCGTGACCACTGGTCGGCGCTGAAGGAGATCACGGCTGCCACCGCCGCCCCGACCGCCGCCCACGCACTGGACGCCGAGCCGCTGCCTGTCCGCCCCGATCGCCTCCTCGGCGACGGCGACACCGTCCCGATCGGCGACTTGGTCTTCGAGGTCATCCACCTGCGCGGACACACCCCGGGCTCGGTCGCTCTCGCCCTCACCGACGGTGCCGGTCGCACTCACTTGTTCACCGGCGACTCCCTGTTTCCCGGCGGCGTTGGTCGCACCACCGCACCAGAAGACTTCGACTCGCTGCTCGGAGACGTGACGACGAAACTCTTCGACCGGTACCCGGATGACACGGTCGTCTACCCAGGCCACGGCGACGACACAACCCTCGGCACCGAGCGCCCGAACCTCGGCGACTGGCGCGCCCGCGGCTGGTAA
- a CDS encoding ArsR/SmtB family transcription factor: MTAETAAAPPHNPYRSPGPAPVPARTVLEDAGELLRALAAPVRIAIVLQLRESPRCVHELVDALGVTQPLVSQHLRILKSAGVVHGERSGREVLYELVDDHLAHIVVDAVAHAEEG; this comes from the coding sequence ATGACCGCCGAGACCGCCGCTGCGCCGCCGCACAATCCCTACCGATCGCCCGGCCCCGCGCCGGTTCCCGCGCGAACCGTACTGGAGGACGCGGGTGAGTTGTTACGGGCGCTAGCCGCGCCGGTGCGCATCGCCATCGTGCTGCAGTTACGCGAGTCGCCACGGTGCGTGCACGAACTGGTCGACGCGCTCGGCGTGACCCAACCCCTGGTCAGTCAGCATCTGCGTATCCTCAAGTCCGCGGGCGTCGTGCACGGTGAGCGTTCCGGTCGTGAGGTGCTCTACGAACTGGTCGACGACCACTTGGCGCACATCGTTGTCGACGCCGTCGCGCACGCCGAGGAAGGATGA
- a CDS encoding TetR/AcrR family transcriptional regulator produces MPRVSEEHLERRRQQILDAARLCFARKGFYETSMQDVFTESGLSAGAVYRYFKSKDELITALATQTTVHLRVVMDEAIRHDPLPTPAELITTIAEEVVRQSGPDGPVRLAPQAWALALVHPEAGEMVRTTMLAMRALWVTYAERMCAQGWLPDDADTDAVAKAIIGLLPGFILQHLILGDTAPETLARGVRTLLPFGETPHTGKSRLRRTNSPTAQ; encoded by the coding sequence ATGCCCCGAGTCAGCGAAGAACACCTGGAACGCCGCAGGCAGCAGATCCTCGACGCCGCCCGGCTGTGCTTTGCCCGCAAGGGGTTTTACGAGACCTCGATGCAGGACGTGTTCACGGAATCGGGACTTTCGGCCGGTGCGGTCTACCGGTACTTCAAGAGCAAGGACGAGCTGATCACCGCGCTGGCCACCCAGACAACCGTGCACCTGCGTGTGGTGATGGACGAAGCGATCCGCCACGACCCGCTGCCGACGCCCGCCGAACTGATCACGACGATCGCCGAAGAGGTCGTGCGCCAGAGCGGTCCCGACGGGCCGGTGCGGCTGGCGCCGCAGGCCTGGGCGCTGGCCCTGGTCCATCCCGAGGCCGGCGAGATGGTCCGGACGACGATGTTGGCGATGCGCGCGCTGTGGGTCACCTATGCCGAGCGCATGTGTGCGCAGGGCTGGCTACCCGATGACGCCGACACCGATGCCGTCGCCAAGGCGATCATCGGACTGCTGCCGGGCTTCATCCTCCAGCACCTCATCCTCGGCGATACCGCCCCGGAGACACTGGCGCGGGGCGTGCGGACGTTGCTCCCTTTCGGCGAAACCCCCCATACGGGCAAAAGTCGGCTGAGACGAACGAATTCCCCTACCGCGCAATGA
- a CDS encoding phthiocerol/phthiodiolone dimycocerosyl transferase family protein, with protein MLRDEDDVLRTLAPSEQRFVRHGTYTGRSVSVQGALDPAALREAFDIVRRAYPIVACRIMEDTAGQGYLLAPDERAWTPASVRQGDVQTVDLPVVDPAAQLAYLDVVGSGADRWRVTLFTHHSIADAGHCVGLLSRLWDFYTGIIDRASITVVPQDYPKPLEWYVEAHGIARSVATGFEDVTEPLPPEVEVVPAACEEPAPSTLARPLRACLDPDTTARIVALGRKSGVPVNGLVTAALLRAYASETVCGASPLGCLYPVDLRSRFDPPVAAAAGTNMAGMASFAAEVDPAGSLVELAQRISGRLAHDLSSGVVHQSVLHFPDFYGTTRTHSLAGHIAVTNTGVVPAFRTPVAIELTDYEIVYLSAHPRPSAGASATVTFLVYTFARELTVGLLGGGAHADGLLAAVRAELTALSAVCV; from the coding sequence GTGTTGCGGGATGAGGATGATGTGCTGCGGACGTTGGCGCCGTCGGAGCAGCGGTTCGTACGGCACGGCACGTACACGGGGCGGTCGGTGTCGGTACAAGGAGCGCTCGACCCCGCGGCGCTGCGGGAGGCGTTCGACATTGTGCGGCGCGCGTATCCGATAGTGGCCTGCCGAATCATGGAAGACACTGCGGGACAGGGATATCTGCTCGCTCCGGACGAGCGGGCGTGGACCCCTGCGTCGGTGCGCCAGGGTGACGTGCAAACCGTCGACCTCCCCGTGGTGGATCCCGCTGCGCAGTTGGCCTACCTGGATGTCGTCGGCTCGGGCGCGGATCGCTGGCGCGTCACCCTGTTCACACACCACAGCATCGCCGACGCGGGGCACTGCGTCGGACTGTTGTCCCGACTATGGGACTTCTACACCGGCATCATCGATCGTGCGTCCATAACTGTTGTGCCACAGGACTATCCGAAGCCGTTGGAGTGGTACGTCGAAGCGCATGGGATCGCCAGGTCCGTTGCGACCGGATTCGAAGACGTGACCGAGCCGCTTCCCCCTGAGGTCGAGGTTGTGCCCGCCGCCTGCGAGGAACCCGCGCCGAGCACGCTTGCGCGTCCGCTGCGCGCGTGCCTGGATCCGGACACCACCGCGCGGATCGTCGCGCTCGGACGCAAGTCGGGAGTGCCGGTGAACGGGCTCGTCACCGCCGCATTGTTGCGGGCGTACGCGAGCGAAACCGTCTGCGGTGCATCGCCATTGGGCTGTCTATATCCGGTGGACCTGCGTTCGCGGTTCGATCCGCCCGTCGCCGCGGCGGCGGGGACGAATATGGCCGGGATGGCCTCGTTCGCGGCTGAGGTCGATCCCGCGGGGAGTCTCGTCGAACTGGCTCAGCGCATTTCGGGCCGACTGGCCCACGATCTGTCCTCAGGCGTTGTGCACCAGTCTGTTCTGCACTTTCCGGATTTCTACGGTACGACCAGAACTCACTCCCTGGCCGGGCACATCGCGGTGACCAACACCGGCGTCGTTCCCGCGTTTCGCACACCGGTCGCGATCGAACTGACCGACTACGAGATCGTCTATCTCTCCGCCCACCCCCGACCGTCGGCAGGCGCCTCCGCCACCGTCACCTTCCTGGTCTACACATTCGCCCGCGAGCTGACCGTCGGCCTGCTCGGCGGTGGCGCGCACGCCGACGGTCTGCTCGCGGCGGTCCGTGCGGAGTTGACCGCGCTGTCGGCGGTTTGTGTCTGA
- a CDS encoding TPM domain-containing protein — protein MSLPLLNGLARWKARLAIGILLAGIALIGAATVAAEPPLRMGTYVEDSAEVLDPGQLDRVRSSVDQLYADQQVRLWVVYVPDFDGLAPETWARRTASMSGFGARDLLLAVATEDRGYWVEGQLPRGVSDSELDSLLTREVEPALRDGRWADAGVATADGLDSAMRGGEVNIGAVLIIGLPIVLVVGGVVLYSRKRRRDRATADLAAARELDPENTAALAALPLEALHARSREVLVEIDNAVRTSGEELELATGEFGGTATTPFTTALEHAKAASAKAFSIRQRLDDDLPETREEQRSLLVDLIGTVGRADHELDAQVAEFDAMRNLLINAADRLDALTRDLVDLTGRVPASEAELTRLTAAHPAGVLAPIQDNIAMAGERITFAERNIDVGRSALTQPVGEQGGAVAAIRSAEAAIGQARTLLDSVDNAATTIQQARDGLPGVLDELRRDIASATELSAFGGPALATAVGAAQSSMDKATAAADSDPLDAFHDAVTADSDLDRALAAATDRKLAAEDLRRRLDRALTDAGARVDAASNYVTTRRGGVDAEARTRLSEAQRNLDEAQRLRASDPAQALTHAQAAATLGGRAMQAAQASVRAWESSRTPSGGAQAGAVLGGILIEGLLRGAASGGRRSGSGGWSAGSYGGSTGSRRISRGGRF, from the coding sequence ATGTCATTGCCGCTGCTCAATGGCCTTGCCCGCTGGAAAGCCCGGCTGGCGATCGGCATCCTGCTGGCCGGCATCGCCTTGATCGGCGCTGCGACGGTCGCGGCCGAACCGCCACTGCGAATGGGGACCTACGTCGAGGACTCGGCCGAGGTGCTCGACCCGGGCCAGCTCGATCGGGTGCGCTCATCGGTGGATCAGCTCTATGCCGACCAGCAGGTGCGGCTGTGGGTGGTGTACGTGCCCGACTTCGACGGGCTCGCCCCGGAAACCTGGGCCCGGCGCACCGCCTCGATGTCCGGGTTCGGCGCGCGTGACCTGCTGCTCGCGGTCGCCACCGAGGACCGCGGCTACTGGGTCGAGGGACAGTTGCCGAGGGGGGTGAGCGATTCCGAACTCGACAGCCTCCTGACCCGCGAGGTCGAGCCCGCCCTGCGCGACGGGCGCTGGGCCGACGCCGGGGTCGCGACCGCCGACGGTCTGGACTCCGCCATGCGCGGAGGCGAGGTGAATATCGGCGCCGTACTGATCATCGGCCTGCCCATCGTCCTCGTGGTCGGCGGTGTGGTGCTCTACTCGCGCAAACGGCGCCGCGACCGGGCGACGGCCGACCTGGCGGCCGCGCGAGAATTGGACCCGGAGAACACGGCGGCGCTGGCGGCGCTGCCGCTGGAGGCCCTGCACGCGCGGTCGCGCGAGGTGCTGGTGGAGATCGACAACGCGGTCCGCACCAGCGGCGAGGAACTCGAGCTGGCCACCGGCGAGTTCGGCGGCACCGCGACCACTCCCTTCACCACCGCTCTCGAGCACGCGAAAGCCGCGTCCGCCAAAGCTTTTTCGATTCGGCAGCGGCTCGACGACGATCTCCCGGAGACGCGGGAGGAACAGCGCTCACTACTGGTCGACCTGATCGGCACCGTGGGTCGCGCCGATCACGAACTCGACGCGCAGGTCGCCGAATTCGACGCCATGCGTAATCTGCTGATCAACGCTGCAGACCGGTTGGACGCGCTCACCAGGGATCTTGTCGATCTCACCGGCCGCGTCCCCGCTTCGGAGGCGGAGCTGACCCGGCTCACCGCTGCTCATCCGGCCGGTGTCCTCGCGCCGATCCAGGACAACATCGCCATGGCGGGCGAGCGAATCACGTTCGCGGAGCGCAATATCGACGTGGGACGGTCCGCACTCACCCAACCGGTGGGCGAGCAGGGTGGCGCGGTGGCGGCGATCCGGTCCGCCGAGGCCGCGATCGGCCAAGCCCGCACCCTGCTCGACTCCGTCGACAACGCGGCGACCACAATCCAGCAGGCCCGCGACGGATTGCCCGGCGTGCTGGACGAGCTGCGCCGCGACATCGCCTCCGCCACCGAGCTTTCCGCTTTCGGCGGGCCTGCACTGGCCACGGCCGTCGGTGCCGCGCAATCCAGCATGGACAAGGCGACCGCCGCCGCGGACTCCGATCCGCTGGACGCCTTCCACGACGCGGTCACCGCCGACAGCGACCTGGACCGTGCCCTCGCCGCGGCCACCGACCGCAAACTGGCCGCCGAGGACCTGCGGCGCAGGCTCGACCGAGCACTGACCGACGCCGGTGCCCGGGTCGACGCGGCCTCCAACTACGTCACCACCCGGCGCGGCGGCGTGGACGCCGAGGCTCGCACCCGGCTGTCGGAGGCGCAACGCAACCTCGACGAGGCACAGCGGCTGCGCGCGAGCGACCCGGCGCAGGCGCTCACGCACGCGCAGGCGGCGGCAACCCTGGGCGGGCGCGCGATGCAGGCCGCGCAGGCGAGCGTGCGCGCCTGGGAGAGCAGCCGGACGCCATCCGGCGGCGCCCAGGCCGGGGCGGTACTCGGCGGCATCCTGATCGAAGGGCTGCTGCGCGGCGCGGCGAGCGGCGGGCGGCGCTCCGGGTCCGGCGGCTGGAGTGCGGGCTCCTACGGCGGCTCGACCGGTTCCCGGCGGATCAGCCGCGGCGGAAGGTTCTGA
- a CDS encoding TenA family protein produces MSLVAHLEDIGRPLIEEQLTHPTVAGIAQGTLPEPIFRSWLEQDYLFLLDYVRVFARLAWQAPAAHLGDLVDLAHATYHEELSLHRSLAAEFGADLDGATKGAPCAAYTAFLLESAASYSEGLAALYPCMWGYSALGALLARNPPDEPRYRRWVDTYADPGFAELTRRCAQMIDEAGTDPARAEELFREGMRHELAFWDVPR; encoded by the coding sequence ATGAGTCTCGTGGCACATCTGGAGGACATCGGCCGACCCCTGATCGAGGAACAGCTCACCCATCCCACGGTGGCCGGAATCGCCCAAGGCACGCTGCCCGAGCCGATCTTCCGGTCCTGGCTGGAACAGGACTATCTGTTCCTGCTCGACTACGTCCGGGTGTTCGCCCGCCTCGCCTGGCAGGCGCCTGCGGCCCACCTCGGCGACCTGGTCGACCTCGCGCACGCCACCTACCACGAGGAGTTGTCGCTGCACCGCTCGCTGGCCGCCGAGTTCGGCGCCGACCTCGACGGCGCGACCAAAGGCGCGCCGTGCGCGGCGTATACGGCGTTCCTGCTCGAGTCGGCCGCCTCGTACAGCGAGGGCCTTGCCGCCCTCTATCCGTGCATGTGGGGGTACTCCGCGCTCGGAGCGCTGCTCGCGCGGAACCCGCCCGACGAGCCGCGCTATCGCCGCTGGGTCGACACCTATGCCGATCCCGGCTTCGCCGAGCTAACCCGGCGCTGCGCGCAGATGATCGACGAGGCGGGCACCGACCCGGCGCGCGCGGAAGAACTGTTCAGGGAAGGCATGCGCCACGAACTCGCATTCTGGGACGTGCCACGCTGA
- a CDS encoding YdcF family protein: protein MNSPTTRSRAGSAPDLARPLGFGARLLRWARRLVVGSVVMGTVLVGGTAFRVWQVARIDDYTKADAIVVLGAAQYSGTPSTVFEARLDQAYKLFRAGVAPRVITVGGKQEGDLFTEAASGKNYLQSRGVPSDKILAVETGSDTVRSVEAVATAMRARDMTSAVLVSDPWHSLRTRTMARDEGLAAWTAPTRTGPAVYTRESQAHGIARETGALLWYQLTHFSADFTYTAGQ, encoded by the coding sequence GTGAACTCGCCAACGACGCGCAGCAGAGCTGGTTCGGCTCCCGACCTCGCCCGGCCACTCGGCTTCGGCGCGCGGTTGCTGCGCTGGGCCCGGCGACTGGTCGTCGGTTCGGTGGTGATGGGCACGGTGCTGGTCGGCGGGACCGCGTTCCGCGTATGGCAGGTCGCGCGCATCGACGACTACACGAAGGCCGACGCGATCGTCGTGCTCGGCGCCGCACAGTATTCCGGCACCCCGTCGACCGTGTTCGAGGCGCGACTCGATCAGGCATACAAGCTGTTCCGGGCCGGTGTCGCGCCGCGGGTGATCACCGTCGGCGGCAAGCAGGAGGGCGACTTATTCACCGAGGCGGCTTCCGGGAAGAACTACCTGCAATCGCGCGGAGTGCCCAGCGACAAGATCCTCGCCGTCGAAACCGGTTCGGACACCGTGCGCAGCGTCGAGGCGGTCGCGACGGCGATGCGTGCGCGCGACATGACCTCCGCGGTGCTGGTCAGCGATCCCTGGCATTCGCTGCGCACCCGGACCATGGCGCGCGACGAGGGCCTCGCCGCATGGACGGCGCCGACCAGAACCGGCCCCGCCGTCTACACCCGGGAATCGCAGGCGCACGGAATCGCCAGGGAGACCGGCGCTTTGCTGTGGTACCAGCTCACCCATTTCTCGGCGGACTTCACCTATACAGCGGGACAGTGA
- a CDS encoding Fur family transcriptional regulator, which yields MPDNTAAPQKPVGIRSTRQRSAIAALLGDIDEFRSAQELHDELRKRGEGIGLTTVYRTLQSLADAGMVDVLRTDSGESVYRQCSNGHHHHLVCRRCGRTVEVEGPTVETWAEAIASEHGFTEISHTLEVFGTCTACVSAGHRGM from the coding sequence GTGCCAGACAATACGGCCGCTCCACAGAAACCGGTCGGTATCCGCAGCACCAGGCAGCGCAGCGCCATCGCCGCGCTGCTCGGTGACATCGACGAGTTCCGCTCCGCCCAGGAGCTACACGACGAGTTGCGCAAACGTGGCGAAGGCATCGGCCTCACCACGGTCTATCGGACGCTGCAGTCGCTGGCCGACGCGGGCATGGTGGACGTGCTGCGCACCGATTCCGGCGAATCCGTCTACCGCCAGTGCTCGAATGGCCACCATCACCACCTGGTCTGCAGACGCTGCGGCCGCACCGTCGAGGTCGAGGGTCCGACGGTCGAGACGTGGGCTGAGGCGATCGCGAGCGAGCACGGCTTCACCGAGATCAGCCACACCCTCGAGGTGTTCGGCACCTGCACGGCTTGTGTGTCGGCGGGCCACCGAGGGATGTAA
- a CDS encoding DUF1707 domain-containing protein, with product MGQEHVRASDADREKIVDQLRHAMNEGRLSLPEFDERLQQVYAAKTYGELAPLLSDLPAQRDSRPAPAKGIVPQWVMIMWTPWVFVNILCVAIYLATGAGYFWPFWVAAPWGLALLIPTTIGISTRKNSSCNNGS from the coding sequence GTGGGTCAGGAACATGTGCGGGCGTCCGACGCCGATCGCGAGAAGATCGTCGACCAATTGCGTCACGCGATGAACGAGGGCAGGTTGTCGCTACCCGAATTCGATGAACGGCTGCAGCAGGTGTATGCCGCCAAGACCTATGGCGAGCTGGCTCCGCTGTTGTCCGATCTGCCCGCGCAGCGGGATTCTCGACCGGCACCGGCCAAAGGCATTGTTCCGCAGTGGGTGATGATCATGTGGACGCCGTGGGTCTTCGTCAACATTCTCTGCGTCGCGATCTACCTGGCCACCGGCGCGGGCTATTTCTGGCCGTTCTGGGTCGCGGCGCCGTGGGGCCTCGCGCTGCTCATTCCGACCACGATCGGAATCTCGACGCGCAAGAACAGTTCCTGCAACAACGGTTCCTGA
- a CDS encoding glycine--tRNA ligase, whose product MAPKSKVDTVANLAKRRGLVYPCGEIYGGTKSAWDYGPLGVELKENIKKQWWRAMVTSREDVVGLDSSVILPRQVWVASGHVGVFNDPLVECLNCHHRFRQDHLQEAYALKNKIDDPDTVSMELVACPNCGTVGRWTEPRDFNMMLKTYLGPIESEEGLHYLRPETAQGIFVNFANVMTTARKKPPFGIAQIGKSFRNEITPGNFIFRTREFEQMEMEYFVKPGEDEQWHKYWIDARFSWYTDLGISPENLRLFVHPKDKLSHYSAGTTDIEYRFGFQGNEWGELEGVANRTDFDLKTHAEHSGTELSFFDQTTNERYVPYVIEPAAGLTRSLMAFLVDAYAEDEAPNAKGGVDTRTVLRLDRRLAPVKAAVLPLSRNADLTPKAKDLAAQLRKNWNVEFDDAGAIGRRYRRQDEIGTPFCITVDFETLEDQAVTIRERDSMTQERIALDKVEGYLAQHLIGA is encoded by the coding sequence GTGGCACCCAAGTCGAAGGTGGACACCGTTGCCAACCTCGCCAAGCGCCGGGGTCTGGTGTACCCGTGCGGTGAGATCTACGGAGGCACCAAGTCGGCATGGGACTACGGTCCGCTGGGTGTCGAACTCAAGGAGAACATCAAGAAGCAGTGGTGGCGCGCGATGGTCACCAGCCGCGAGGACGTCGTCGGCCTCGACTCGTCGGTGATCCTGCCGCGCCAGGTGTGGGTCGCCTCCGGCCACGTCGGCGTGTTCAACGACCCGCTGGTCGAATGCCTGAACTGTCACCACCGCTTCCGGCAGGACCACCTGCAGGAGGCGTACGCGCTCAAGAACAAGATCGACGACCCGGACACGGTCTCGATGGAACTCGTCGCGTGCCCGAACTGCGGCACCGTCGGCCGCTGGACCGAGCCGCGTGACTTCAACATGATGCTCAAGACCTACCTGGGCCCGATCGAGTCCGAGGAGGGTTTGCACTACCTGCGCCCCGAGACCGCACAGGGCATCTTCGTCAACTTCGCGAATGTGATGACCACCGCGCGCAAGAAGCCGCCGTTCGGTATCGCGCAGATCGGCAAGAGCTTCCGCAACGAGATCACCCCGGGCAACTTCATCTTCCGCACCCGCGAGTTCGAGCAGATGGAGATGGAGTACTTCGTCAAGCCGGGCGAGGACGAGCAGTGGCACAAGTACTGGATCGACGCCCGGTTCTCCTGGTACACCGACCTCGGCATCAGCCCCGAGAACCTGCGGCTCTTCGTGCACCCGAAGGACAAGCTTTCGCACTACTCGGCGGGCACCACCGACATCGAGTACCGCTTCGGCTTCCAGGGCAATGAGTGGGGTGAGCTGGAGGGTGTCGCCAACCGCACCGACTTCGACCTGAAGACGCACGCCGAGCACTCCGGCACCGAGTTGAGCTTCTTCGACCAGACCACCAACGAGCGGTACGTCCCTTACGTCATCGAGCCCGCGGCCGGCCTGACCCGCTCGCTGATGGCGTTCCTGGTCGACGCGTACGCCGAGGACGAGGCGCCCAACGCCAAGGGCGGCGTGGACACCCGCACGGTGCTGCGGCTGGATCGTCGCCTCGCCCCGGTGAAGGCGGCGGTGCTTCCGCTTTCGCGCAACGCCGATCTGACGCCGAAAGCGAAAGACCTCGCCGCGCAGCTGCGCAAGAATTGGAACGTCGAGTTCGACGACGCGGGCGCCATCGGCCGCCGCTACCGCCGCCAAGACGAGATCGGCACGCCGTTCTGCATCACCGTCGACTTCGAGACGCTGGAGGACCAGGCGGTGACCATCCGCGAGCGGGACTCGATGACTCAGGAGCGCATCGCGTTGGACAAGGTCGAGGGCTACCTGGCCCAGCACCTGATCGGCGCCTGA